Proteins encoded by one window of Elusimicrobiota bacterium:
- the yhcG_2 gene encoding putative nuclease YhcG: MTGKLFVKKESSRARRVEKLFNRISLILEHARRNVVRTVNTEMVQAYWMIGQEIVEEEQQGRARAEYGEGLIENLSHRLSGRYGRGFTPTLLKRMRQFYLRYKKGAATRLQLGKKSNSAALRHYSSETWSLSWTHYRTLITVESQYARAFYETEAMENNWSARELERQINSLLFERLAKSRDKKGLLKLAQKGQEIQTPEDAIKDPFVLEFLDLPESHKLVESNLEQALITDLQNFLLELGKGFAFIERQSRLTLDGDHCG; encoded by the coding sequence ATGACTGGGAAATTATTCGTTAAAAAAGAATCATCGCGCGCCCGCCGAGTTGAAAAGTTGTTCAACCGTATCAGCCTTATTTTGGAGCATGCGCGGCGGAACGTGGTTCGGACTGTAAACACCGAAATGGTTCAAGCCTACTGGATGATTGGTCAGGAAATCGTGGAAGAGGAACAACAGGGACGGGCACGGGCTGAATATGGGGAAGGTTTAATTGAGAATCTGTCTCATCGGTTGAGCGGTCGCTATGGCAGAGGTTTTACGCCCACTTTACTTAAGAGAATGCGCCAATTTTATTTGAGATATAAAAAAGGTGCCGCAACGCGGCTCCAATTGGGAAAAAAATCGAATAGTGCCGCACTGCGGCACTATTCCAGTGAAACCTGGTCGCTATCTTGGACTCATTACAGAACATTGATCACCGTTGAAAGCCAATACGCCCGAGCTTTCTACGAAACCGAAGCCATGGAAAACAATTGGTCTGCACGGGAACTGGAACGTCAAATCAATAGCCTTTTATTTGAACGTTTGGCCAAGAGCAGAGACAAGAAAGGATTGTTAAAGCTGGCTCAGAAAGGACAGGAAATCCAAACTCCTGAGGACGCCATTAAAGATCCCTTTGTTCTCGAATTTCTCGACTTACCCGAATCCCATAAACTGGTTGAGTCCAATTTGGAACAGGCTCTTATAACGGATTTACAGAACTTTCTCCTCGAGCTCGGAAAAGGTTTTGCTTTTATCGAAAGGCAGTCGCGGCTTACCTTGGATGGCGATCACTGCGGCTGA
- the yhcG_3 gene encoding putative nuclease YhcG, with the protein MAARRAALDFYVDLVFYHTILKCYILIDIKTGKLTHGDIGQMQLYVNYFDQERRTSGDNSTIGLILCADKNEAMVKYMLGRDKKKIFASRYKLHLPSENELANEIRKELREIRQA; encoded by the coding sequence GTGGCAGCCCGAAGGGCTGCCCTTGACTTTTACGTGGATTTGGTTTTCTATCACACTATTCTGAAGTGTTATATTCTGATTGATATAAAAACAGGAAAGTTGACTCACGGCGATATCGGCCAAATGCAACTTTACGTAAATTACTTCGATCAGGAGCGACGTACTTCCGGCGACAACTCTACTATCGGCCTAATTTTGTGTGCCGATAAGAACGAGGCAATGGTGAAATATATGTTAGGTCGAGATAAGAAAAAGATATTTGCCAGTCGATATAAGTTGCATCTGCCGAGTGAAAACGAATTGGCAAATGAAATTCGTAAGGAGCTACGGGAGATACGTCAGGCTTAG